The Ignavibacteriales bacterium genome contains the following window.
AGATGAATCGAATCCCTTCTCAAGTTCCTCATGCGTTTTTGAATTTGTATATGATACATACATTGGAATTTGTTTATTGACAATTTTATCAATCGAAAAAGAAAATGGTTGGGGATTCTCCTCCGAGTGTTGAATTATTGTCTCATCCAGGTCTATGCTTGAGAACCTAATTCTGGGTGGGGTTCCCGTTTTAAATCTTCCGCTAATAAAACCTGTTTTTTCAAGTGATTCTGTCAATCCTAACACTGGTTGCTCATTAAATCGTCCTCCGCTGCTTGTTTCTTTTCCTGTGTATAGAATTCCCCTCAGAAAGGTACCAGTTGATAGTATTAAAGCCTGACAATAAAATTCTGAATTAGTTAATGTAATGATTTTTGATACAAATTGTTTTCTAAATTGAGTATTTTCTCTGATTATCACATCGATTACGGTATCAGAAATTATAGTTAGGTTATTGAGCGATTTTAATCTATTAATCGCACATTCAGAATACCACAATCTATCATTTTGCGATCGTGGAGACCATACTGCGGGACCTTTCGATTTATTTAGCATGCGAAAATGAATTCCGGTATCATCTGCTAATTTTCCAATTTCGCCACCCAACGCATCAACCTCTCGAACTAATTGCCCTTTTGAAATACCACCGATCGCTGGATTACAGGACATTCTTCCAATAGAATTAATGTCTGTGGTTAATAATAAAGTTTTACATCCCATTCTAGAAGACGCTGATGCGGCCTCTATTCCAGCGTGGCCACCTCCAACCACAATTACATCAAATTTTCTATCTTTATTAATTCGGTTTTTACGTTCCACGTGAAACCTTCGTCATTTACCTATGCAAAAATTTGAGAATATATTACTGATGATCTCATCTGATGTTATTTCTCCAGTAATTTCAGATAATATGTTTATTCCTCTTCGTAATTCTGCGGTTAAATATTCATTACTGATTTTTTGGTTTAATTGATCTGAAACAGATTTTATAATCAGGCAGGCATCACTCAGACACCTGTGTTGGCGTCTATTTGTTATTATTACTGTGTCATTTACGTCAATTTTCTTTCCCGAAAACAATTTTTCAATAATAGCTCTTTTTAATAATTGGATATTTTCACCTGTTAAAGCAGAAATGTTGATGTATGATTTATCTTTATTTTCAGGGCAATCTTCAAGTCTATTATTTACAAGATCAATCTTATTTCTCACCTTGATAATTTTTTTCTTACTTATTAGGTAGTCAATAATATCTTTTTCCTGTTCATCTATTCTTTTTAAATCATCAGTCACAGAAATAATAATATCGGCGGTTTGGATTTCCTCTTTTGTTTTTTTAAAGCTTTCTAACTCAATAAAATCGTCGGAATCACGCAACCCGGCAGTATCAACAATTTTAAAAAGTATACCATCAATTACAATACTTTCTTCTATTTTATCTCTCGTGGTTCCTGGAATATTTGTAACAATTGCTCTATTTTCCCCTAATAAAGTATTGAAAATACTTGATTTACCAACATTTGGCGATCCCACCAATACAATCTTTGCGCCTTCTTTGTAAATTCTTCCAGTTTCATATGATCCTATTAGTTCGACCAGCGTGGTTATAATTATTTGAAGTTTTAGAGTCAATTCATCGCGAGAGACAAACTCAATATCTTCATCAGAAAAATCGAGCTCAAGTTCTAGTAGCCCACAAAAATGAATTAATTGTTCTCTTAGATAGGAAATTTTTGAAGATAACTTTCCTTGTAATTGACTTAAGGAGATATTTCGCGATAATTCAGATTGAGAATGAATAATATCTGCAACTGCTTCTGCCTGTGCGAGGTCAATTTTTCCATTCGCGAATGCGCGGAAAGTGAATTCACCGGGCTCGGCGGCACGAACGCCGGACTGAATTAATTCTTCTAAAATCTTTTGAGAAATGTACATTCCTCCGTGACAACTGATTTCCACAACATTTTCACCAGTATACGAATTAGGCTGTAGAAAAATTGTTGTTATTACTTGATCAATTGGCTCCGAACGTTGTGATTCAAAAATTCCAAAATGGGCTGTATGAGATGTTGCATCGCAAAGGTTTTGTTTTCCACGAAAGCATTTATCGGCAATACTAATTGCATCTTTACCGCTAATTCGAATAACCGAAATTCCTCCTTCGCCAATTGGGGTTGCTATTGCTGCTATGGTATCATTTCTAAGGTACATACTTTTCTTTTTTAATTTAGAAAACTTCAACCTTAAAAACAATAACTAAACAAATGCCTCATGCCATTAATTCCATAAAATAAAAAACCCCGCTTGTTATGAGCGGGGTTTAATTATTATTATTTGAGTCTATTATTTTTTTTGCTTCATTGGCAAATCTTTCGCTAATCGACTTATCCAACCTGTAGATTTTTTGGGCTCGACTTTTCTCAGTGGTTCATTTTTATGTTTTTTATTAACCCACGCCTGCTGTCCGATTGATAATAAATTAAAAACAAAATAATACAAATTTAATCCGGCTGGGAAGCTGTTGAACATTAACGTCAATAAGATCGGCATCATCCATACCATCATTTTTTGTCTAGGATCTTTTACAGACATTTTTTGCTGCACGAACATTGTAATTCCCATTAGAAGAGCGAGTCCGCTTATTTCATTTATATTAAAAATTGGAATTCTAAATGGTAGTCTCATAATCATATCGGGTATCGACAAATCAGAAATCCACAAAACAAAAGATGCTTGCCGCAATTCAATAGCAGAGCTAAACACCGCCCATAGAGCATATAAAATTGGCAACTGTAATAGCATTGGCAAACATCCACCAGCAGGATTAACACCATACTCTTTATATAATCTCATCACTTGCTGATTCATTTTTTGCGGATCGTCTTTATATTTTTCACGGATTTCTTCCATCATCGGTTGTAACGATTGCATTTTCTGCATCGATTTCATGCTGGTTTTTGTAAGAGGGTGGAGCACAACTTTGACAATCAATGAAAATATTATAAGAATTATTCCGAAGTTCGGTATAAACATTTTTAAAAACTTAAACAGAGGAATTATTGCATATTCCGAAATTGGCCGTATCAACCATACTGCTCCCAAACTCATAATTCGATCTAATTCTATATTGTATTTTTTAACTACCTCGAAGTTTAGCGGACCGGCAAATATTGTGTATCGATCCTCCTCGAATGCATTTCCACCAAAAGGCATTTCCATTGCCATGAAATATTTTTCTGCTGCTCCTTCGTCTGGAAGATGTGTTCTTGTTCCCTCTAGATATGCACGTTTACTTTCTTTCATTCTTGGAATTACTGCCACTGCAAAATATTTGTTACGCATTGCTATCCAGTTGACTCTTCCGGAAATATTACTGTCTTTAACTGTCTCGTTAAAATTGGTTGCGTCTATCTCAGAAAGTTCACCCCCAGCAAGAGCATAGGCCTGTGCAAAATTCGATTCATCAACACTATTATGCTCGGCATTTCTAATGCCTGTTTCCCATACAACCTGATATGCATAATTGGCGATTATCGATTCCATTCCCTGGAATTTGTATGAAATATCTACCGAATATCGGTTCCCGTAAAATATTAATGTTTTAATGATCTTGCTGCTCGGCGTTACATTAAGCTGCATTTCAAGTTTAAGAGAGTCTTCGTCTGTTATTTTAAAATTATTTGTGTTGTTT
Protein-coding sequences here:
- the mnmE gene encoding tRNA uridine-5-carboxymethylaminomethyl(34) synthesis GTPase MnmE, coding for MYLRNDTIAAIATPIGEGGISVIRISGKDAISIADKCFRGKQNLCDATSHTAHFGIFESQRSEPIDQVITTIFLQPNSYTGENVVEISCHGGMYISQKILEELIQSGVRAAEPGEFTFRAFANGKIDLAQAEAVADIIHSQSELSRNISLSQLQGKLSSKISYLREQLIHFCGLLELELDFSDEDIEFVSRDELTLKLQIIITTLVELIGSYETGRIYKEGAKIVLVGSPNVGKSSIFNTLLGENRAIVTNIPGTTRDKIEESIVIDGILFKIVDTAGLRDSDDFIELESFKKTKEEIQTADIIISVTDDLKRIDEQEKDIIDYLISKKKIIKVRNKIDLVNNRLEDCPENKDKSYINISALTGENIQLLKRAIIEKLFSGKKIDVNDTVIITNRRQHRCLSDACLIIKSVSDQLNQKISNEYLTAELRRGINILSEITGEITSDEIISNIFSNFCIGK
- the yidC gene encoding membrane protein insertase YidC; amino-acid sequence: MDKNTVIGFVLIGIVLMVWLWMTAPPPQTQVQDKDTTGNLNHQKTKEPLEPNTTSKPGTVQTSISVEDTLGKYFSHLIKKEKKKIIVETDCYKLELSSVGGTVTSWTLKDYLTWDRHPIDLLTQNNTGDFHLLFSTSDGKIISTKYLQFEPKNNTNNFKITDEDSLKLEMQLNVTPSSKIIKTLIFYGNRYSVDISYKFQGMESIIANYAYQVVWETGIRNAEHNSVDESNFAQAYALAGGELSEIDATNFNETVKDSNISGRVNWIAMRNKYFAVAVIPRMKESKRAYLEGTRTHLPDEGAAEKYFMAMEMPFGGNAFEEDRYTIFAGPLNFEVVKKYNIELDRIMSLGAVWLIRPISEYAIIPLFKFLKMFIPNFGIILIIFSLIVKVVLHPLTKTSMKSMQKMQSLQPMMEEIREKYKDDPQKMNQQVMRLYKEYGVNPAGGCLPMLLQLPILYALWAVFSSAIELRQASFVLWISDLSIPDMIMRLPFRIPIFNINEISGLALLMGITMFVQQKMSVKDPRQKMMVWMMPILLTLMFNSFPAGLNLYYFVFNLLSIGQQAWVNKKHKNEPLRKVEPKKSTGWISRLAKDLPMKQKK